ttgataattTACTTGGTCATAGTTGGAAACCGTTTGATCTGAGTTCCGAAATTTTGCGTtcaattaatttttttttaaaatttctgctgctacagtatattttttttggtacTGTAATTTTAAATTCTGCGGTTACACAGCAGCTGGTATTAGCGGTGTTCCGAAAGTATTACAGAACTTAAGTTGTGGTGTGGGCAGTGCGAATCTGTATTGTttgtctttttctgtttgtAGGCTCATCGCATTTTTCGGCTGCACAGAACGCGTCATCAAACTTTGAAGATCTGGATAAGCTCTGAAAAAATCCCGTCGGTCTAGCATCCGGTTGCATTAAAGTGCCGTGCACCGATTGATCCGAGACCTCTGCTGCGACTCAAaggtatatatataaactgTATCATATCGAGCCACAGCTATTAAAGTACTATTAGAGTATTGAAAGTGCTGTTCAGGTGTCTTCGACAGGTGCTCTTTAAGTATAGCGGCTTATTTGAGTTGATTGCATCTGAAATAACGTCGTGGTcggttttgtttgtttcgGAATTTTCGGTAATATTGCATTCCGATTCCTGACTCTTTATTTGACCAACGATTTATTCTAAAGTTTAATCGTCTTTATTGTCTTTTGGTAGATAACAAATATCAGTACTGGAATTGGTAGTGGATTTGATCTAGATTTGATTGATCTTCGAAACGGGATATCAGTATTGGATTCGATAGAAAAACCAGTTAGAAACCGGATCGGATTGgaaaattaattttctAATATTAAAGTCGATATCTACAGCTGGTAAACAAATCGCCTTCTTCTAttcatatatttattctggTGGATCGCGGACGTGATGCACTTTTCTCATATTCTACCGCTTTTATTGGCGGTGCCTGCTCTAGCAGGGTCTCCTACTGGCGGCTATACACCAGGTCAAGTCGACTGTCCAGATGGATCTCTTGTGCGACCGGCTGACAGTCTTAATCCAAAAGAAGCAGATTTTGTTCAGAAACGTCATGAAGTGGCTAGACCGGCTCTGATAGACTGGCTGAACAGAGCCAATTTATCGGATTTCAGTGCCGACCAGTTCTTGTCCAATTCAACCATTCCTATTGCAATTGCATTTTCCGGTGGTGGTTATCGTGCCATGTTGGCAGGTGCTGGCGAGTTTTCTGCTCTCGATAACAGAACTGCTAATTCCACCAACCAACACCATATGGGTGGTTTGGTTCAGGCTGCTACCTATTTTGCAGGTCTTTCTGGTGGTAATTGGTTACTGGGTTCAATTGTTATGAACAATTTCACGTCGATTCCGGAATTACAGGGCTCTTCAGATGTGTGGGACTTGTCTCATTCTATTCTCAATCCTGGTGGGATTAATGTATTCAGTACTGCTTCTTACTGGGATGACATTGCAGACGAtgtcaagagcaagaaaaaggcCGGTTTCAACACGTCTATCACCGAtatctggggcagagcaTTGTCTCACCAGTTTTTCAACCTGTCTAATGGTGGACCAGCCTTGACTTTTGACGATGTCGTCAACTACGATGTGTTCCAAAACCATGAAATGCCCTTCCCTATTGTCGTTTCCGACGGTCGTGCTCCTGGTACCACTGTTATTTCTACCAACTCCACAGTCTTTGAACTGACGCCCTACGAGCTCGGTTCTTGGGACCCTACCATCTATGCATTCACCCAGATCAAATATCTCGGAACGCAGGTCCAGAACGGCAAGCCTGTTAATGGCACCTGTATTGCAGGTTTCGACAATGCCGGATTCACTATTGGTACCTCGTCGACGCTGTTCAACCAGTTTATTCTCCAGATCAACTCGACCGGTGTTTCTGGCGTTGTGTACGACCTTGCTACTGATATTCTTGATGATATTGGCAAGAAGAGTGACGATATTGCCATTTACGATCCAAATCCATTTTTTAAGGTAGACACTGTCACCAACggtatcaccaccaacagcgTTCTTAATCTTGTCGACGGTGGTGAGGACAACGAAAATATTCCCCTCGTGCCTCTTATCCAACCTGAACGTAAATTGGATGTTGTATTTGCCTTTGACAACTCTGCTGATACTACCTACAACTGGCCCAACGGTTCGTCACTGGTTGCCAGTTTCCAACGTCAATTCGGAAATGAGAGTAACAACACCATCTTCCCGTATGTTCCCGACACGAATACATTCATCAATAACGGATACACCAAGAGACCGACGTTTTTCGGCTGTAACGCCACGAACCTGACTTCACTGTTCAACGACTCGCAGTCGACTCAAGACCACTTTGTGCCTCCTCTGATTATCTACATTGCCAACTTTGCTCACTCGTACTTCTCCAACACCTCGACGTTCAAAATGTCGTACGAAACCGACGAAGTTGCCGGCATGATCGAGAACGGATACAACGTGGTCACCCAGCAGAACGGTACCATTGACAGCGACTGGCCAGCCTGTGTCGGCTGCGCCATCATCAAGCGAGAGCTCGACCGTCGCGGCCAATCACCCACCGACCAGTGCCAGCAGTGTTTCGACAAATACTGCTGGGACAGTGCCGTCGACAACCAGGCCGTCAACATCTCGGGTGAGAACTTCGCACCCACCCTGTCCGTGGCCAACCACACCAGCAGCGCCTCTGTCGCGACCGCTGGGTCCGTGTTCACCACGTCTCTCTACGTAATCTGTGCTGTAGGAGCCCTGTTCTTATTTGCATAATCTGTATTTAATAAACCGTATATGTCTCTACCGTGTGGccttgcctccggcggctggggctccgccccagaccctggttgctcctctcgcttcgctcgagtcgtttcgtccGGCGttcccagccatctcctgcgaagcaggagcaaccagggtctggggcggagccccagccgccggaggcacgtgTAACCCCCCTAAGAGTTGCGGGTCGCGATGAACTGCTCGACTCCTTTGTCGAAACCATGGCTGAACACCCATAGCAGGTCGCTGGATCCCTTTTGTTGTACGTGTTGCGACAGACGGGACTTTTTCCAGGCCACCCAGCGGCCGATTTCGCTGTGGTTGAACTCGTCGAACGCTTGGGCATCGTGCCAGCCGATGGTGAACCCGTCTTCGTACCGCCAGTTTTGCCAGTCCTTGTTGGCGTCTTGACCTTTCCAGTAATTGACGTGCTCGTCAAGCGAAGATTTCAGTCGGTCGTTGAATGCGTTCTGGTACACGTCAGGCGATTTTGATGGGATCTGGCTGTAATCGGGTAGCGCTCCTTTGTCGGACATCTCTCGGAATCCCCATTCTCCTCCGGAACCCCAGTGGAATTTATATGTCCAGAAATACTGACCAGCTTTGGCTCGTTGATAGAAATGGCTGACCTGTCGACGGCCGTAGTCACTGACTATCTGGTCTCGGTTTTGTCCCTGTGGAAGCTGCTTCCATGTACCTTCATCCATCACACACGAATATTCTCCTACAAGAATATCGACATCTCCGGTCTGTGGAATCGCCGAGTCCACGTCCTGGATCAATTGTCCGGGAGGCTTTCTCTTGTCTTCGTCCGAAAAACATTTATAAACATGAGTATCAATAATCAGACCGAGCGAACTGGCATCTCCTGATAACTTGTCTTCGTGGTCTTTAATAATAGAAATGAACTGCTGGGTGTTCCAGCCATCGGAAATCACAACTGGAATGTCCGGATTAGCTCCTCGAATGGCAGACAGAGCTTTGAAATAGTAattctgctggtgtttAGGATTATTAGCATATGGAGCCTCGTTAATGATCTGAATACCACAGATATTATCATAAGATTTCATGTCGGATGCTATGAATTTGAGAATATCAGTAGCCAAGTCTACACTGCTGCTATGAGACCAGAACTCGGCCTTTCCAGACGAAGTTCCACTATGATCTTGTTCATTTGCTCCACCTGGCAAAGCATGAAGATCTATGAGAACAGCAATATTtctagcagctgctggtttaATAACATGgctcttgaaaatattccATGCATTCTGGTAAACTGCCTGATACTCCTCGAACGGAGTATGGCGAGTAAACTTGCCATTGTCTACTGTCCAATAACCAATAGGCACTCTGACAGCAGTGACACCTTTGGATTGTAACCAGTTCCAGTCATTGCCTTCATCCAGCCACGAAGTCCAATGGTTCTCAAATTTAGCACGAGCTCCATCCAACCCATGCTTCTTCACTGTGGCCTTGACTGCTTCTAATTCCGAAGTTTTATCTGTTCCTTCAAACAAATCGTCACCCGAAATCCATCTTTCCAGTACAAACATGCCACCCAAATTGGGTCCATGATTAAATCTGTTCTGAAAAATCTGTCTCGAGCTAGGTTTCTGGCCAGGCGTGCTCGCAGGGGCTGCCGGTGTTGGACTGCCCGACCCTGAGAGCGACCCTCCTGGTTTCGATAACTTGTCTTTAATCAGCGAACCAAGTCCCATTGCTACAAAATATCAGTTCACAAAAAACACTAAACCTcaatccaaaaaataaataatccaAGAAAACAATTACACCTCCTCAAAGGGCAGCTAACCTTCTTTAAATACTCTCACACCCACAGCAACCATCCCTAAAGCAATGTCCATCACCCTAACCGCTATCACTTGCCGATCCGCGATAACGCAGGTGCCTGCATCACTCAGGGGTCGGGGtgtatgcctccggcggctggagctccgccccagaccccgctgctcctctcgctgcgctcgagtcgggtgtgggGGTGCCGGCAGAAGCTCACCACCCACGATTCCAACTGATCTGGGaccccccacgcccgactcgagcgaagcgagaggagcagcggggtctggggcggagccccagccgccggaggcacaccccttTGGTCTTAGAGTACTAGTATACATAGAAGTTACAGGGCGGCTTATGTGTCCTTTTCTTTGGGCCTCGTGGGCACTCCGGGGAAGATCTTGTTGGATATCCTGGTCGGTTGTTAGTCGTGAGTTCGTGGGAAAAGCTCGTGAAAAGAGTGAGAGAGTTTGCTTACCTTTGAGCGAGCTCGTTCGTGTCCTCGTCGGTGCGGCCTCGTACTTTGAGGTCGACACCGCTGGACGAGATCTTGAACCGGTCCTGGTTCTCGATCTTGGTCTTGACTCGGTCTGACACCTGTGAAAATACCTTGAAAAACCCGTATCCTACGACACAGGCTAGGGACAGCACTATCGCAACCACGATTCCAATAGCTATCAGTTTTAGCGTGCCTAGAAACCCTCGCTCGGCTCCGTGAACGATGTGGCCAGCTACAGCTTGTAATGCCGTAGGCTGGGGAATATACTCCGTGACTGTCACAGTGACCACTCGGTCGACATATCTGATGTTCTCTTCACCACTCATTTTATTCTCTCGTGTTCAGTTATTTGTCTGTAAATTTGAGATCTTCAATCAATCGATGTCGATGTATTAACCCGTCTAATTCACGTGTCTTTCGAGCTGTTTTCACTCGAATCTCGATCGTTGGAAACTCGATCTTCACAAATGCAAATCAAAGAAGCGATAAAGCCAAAAAAGACTGTGAAATAACCGACAAATGTGCCAATAAATATCCCAACTGGCAAGCTGATGATTCTGAGTTTTGCGAAAACAAACACGCCTTATTCGACTGTCCAAGTGGCAAAAAAAGCTTTCACTGATCGGTACAAACTGCCAAGAATCAGGCAGTGACAACGAAACCTGAATGCTACCAACCTAGCACGTCCCGACTGAAATAAGTCCAAATAAGTCCTGACACCGACGGCGGAGATTAAATTTACTTGACGTCATCTGCACAGCCGCGTCATGTGCCGCTCCAGCAACTGCAGCAGGGCCCCCTGCATGGAGCAGGGGGCCGCCTCTTCTCCCTTCAATTTATAAATAGCACGTCAGCCGCGCCGGCCAAGGACGCAGGGTTCACTGCCACTAGCGGAGCTCTCAGGGGctgggggtgtgcctccggcggctggggctccgccccagaccctggttgctcctctcgctgcgctcgagtcgtttcgtcgacggtgccggccatctcctgcgaagcaggagcaaccagggtctggggcggagccccagccgccggaggcatgccccctTCCCGGAAGtaaataattaaattagaaaaaaaaaagaaacaatgGTTAGACAGAAGAGACGATTTCGGCCGCGGTTTCGAGCGAGGCGATCATCTTTTGACACTCTTTGCGGCGTTGCACGGTAAAGTCGGATTCTTTGAGCATTTCGTTGAGCTGGTCGGATTTGTACAGCTTTTCGAGCAGCTCACGTTGCATTTCTTCTTTCGAGTGCTTGACCAGGTTCAGGATAATCGCTTTGGGTACCATATCAATCATGGTACGTTTGACGATGTTGAAATACGACGAGATCAGTAGCTTGATCACATCAGTTTCCATGGTTTCCCGCTCAGAAAGGGTTCCAGAAGCTTTGAGAACAGTTGGTGGTGGCTCCATAGCAGCCAGTcgtttcttgttcttggatGCAAAGAACGAACCAAAGAACCCTCCAGATCCGTCAGGTTCGGGAGATGCAGAACTGCTGGGCTGGGTGATGATGGGTTTACCGGTTTTGGGGTCCATTTTGGTGGGATGCAGTTTCTCGTTAACTTGTGCCATGGCACTGTGTCCGTTGATGAAATCAGGGTGCGCCGTGTTCACATACGACGCCTCCATACTCACCAAGTCCGACACTAGTTTGTTAGTGGGATTCACACAGTTCTTCAGAAACACCACTATGGTGTTATACAGCTGCTCTTTCAGGTTGGGATACCGTCTATAAATGGGTTTCTGGAGAATGCCGTTAATAATTCGCACCAGCTCGTCGTAAACTAATGCTACACATCGCAAGCTGGGATCTTCAAATCGCTTGATTTGTTGCTTGACAATCACTTCAAAACCCTGTGTGGCTACAAATAACGATGGTGACGATCCTGACGAGTTATACAGAATAGTTCGAATATCCACATCTTTAACCTGGTCAAACGGATCCACTGCTTTTACACCATTCGAATACAGTTCATGAAACACAAAACTGATTCTTGCTCCACCAGATAACTCGTTCGTTGACAAATCCTGGCTGTTGCCGTCTAAAATGGTTCTATACTCATTAGCCAGTTCAGTGATGATATTAAGAATAATGTTTGAAGGCGATCCAAGAAGCGATGCGTCTTCACCTAATTGTGCCAGTTCTAACTGGTACTTGGCAAGAGTACTATGGATTCGCGCCTTGATATCTGGCAGCGTCGTCTTA
The Sugiyamaella lignohabitans strain CBS 10342 chromosome A, complete sequence genome window above contains:
- the PLB1 gene encoding Plb1p (Phospholipase B (lysophospholipase) involved in lipid metabolism; required for efficient acyl chain remodeling of newly synthesized phosphatidylethanolamine-derived phosphatidylcholine; required for deacylation of phosphatidylcholine and phosphatidylethanolamine but not phosphatidylinositol; PLB1 has a paralog, PLB3, that arose from the whole genome duplication; GO_component: GO:0031225 - anchored component of membrane [Evidence IEA]; GO_component: GO:0016020 - membrane [Evidence IEA]; GO_component: GO:0042597 - periplasmic space [Evidence IDA] [PMID 8051052]; GO_component: GO:0005886 - plasma membrane [Evidence IEA,IEA]; GO_component: GO:0005886 - plasma membrane [Evidence IDA] [PMID 16622836]; GO_component: GO:0005886 - plasma membrane [Evidence IDA] [PMID 8051052]; GO_function: GO:0016787 - hydrolase activity [Evidence IEA]; GO_function: GO:0004622 - lysophospholipase activity [Evidence IEA]; GO_function: GO:0004622 - lysophospholipase activity [Evidence IMP] [PMID 8051052]; GO_function: GO:0004620 - phospholipase activity [Evidence IEA]; GO_process: GO:0006650 - glycerophospholipid metabolic process [Evidence IMP] [PMID 8051052]; GO_process: GO:0016042 - lipid catabolic process [Evidence IEA]; GO_process: GO:0006629 - lipid metabolic process [Evidence IEA]; GO_process: GO:0008152 - metabolic process [Evidence IEA]; GO_process: GO:0036151 - phosphatidylcholine acyl-chain remodeling [Evidence IMP] [PMID 23501167]; GO_process: GO:0009395 - phospholipid catabolic process [Evidence IEA]); the protein is MHFSHILPLLLAVPALAGSPTGGYTPGQVDCPDGSLVRPADSLNPKEADFVQKRHEVARPALIDWLNRANLSDFSADQFLSNSTIPIAIAFSGGGYRAMLAGAGEFSALDNRTANSTNQHHMGGLVQAATYFAGLSGGNWLLGSIVMNNFTSIPELQGSSDVWDLSHSILNPGGINVFSTASYWDDIADDVKSKKKAGFNTSITDIWGRALSHQFFNLSNGGPALTFDDVVNYDVFQNHEMPFPIVVSDGRAPGTTVISTNSTVFELTPYELGSWDPTIYAFTQIKYLGTQVQNGKPVNGTCIAGFDNAGFTIGTSSTLFNQFILQINSTGVSGVVYDLATDILDDIGKKSDDIAIYDPNPFFKVDTVTNGITTNSVLNLVDGGEDNENIPLVPLIQPERKLDVVFAFDNSADTTYNWPNGSSLVASFQRQFGNESNNTIFPYVPDTNTFINNGYTKRPTFFGCNATNLTSLFNDSQSTQDHFVPPLIIYIANFAHSYFSNTSTFKMSYETDEVAGMIENGYNVVTQQNGTIDSDWPACVGCAIIKRELDRRGQSPTDQCQQCFDKYCWDSAVDNQAVNISGENFAPTLSVANHTSSASVATAGSVFTTSLYVICAVGALFLFA
- a CDS encoding 17-beta-hydroxysteroid dehydrogenase-like protein (Putative glycoside hydrolase of the mitochondrial intermembrane space; GO_component: GO:0005737 - cytoplasm [Evidence IDA] [PMID 14562095]; GO_component: GO:0005758 - mitochondrial intermembrane space [Evidence IDA] [PMID 22984289]; GO_function: GO:0016787 - hydrolase activity [Evidence IEA]; GO_function: GO:0016798 - hydrolase activity, acting on glycosyl bonds [Evidence IEA]; GO_function: GO:0003674 - molecular_function [Evidence ND]; GO_process: GO:0008150 - biological_process [Evidence ND]; GO_process: GO:0005975 - carbohydrate metabolic process [Evidence IEA]; GO_process: GO:0008152 - metabolic process [Evidence IEA]), whose amino-acid sequence is MGLGSLIKDKLSKPGGSLSGSGSPTPAAPASTPGQKPSSRQIFQNRFNHGPNLGGMFVLERWISGDDLFEGTDKTSELEAVKATVKKHGLDGARAKFENHWTSWLDEGNDWNWLQSKGVTAVRVPIGYWTVDNGKFTRHTPFEEYQAVYQNAWNIFKSHVIKPAAARNIAVLIDLHALPGGANEQDHSGTSSGKAEFWSHSSSVDLATDILKFIASDMKSYDNICGIQIINEAPYANNPKHQQNYYFKALSAIRGANPDIPVVISDGWNTQQFISIIKDHEDKLSGDASSLGLIIDTHVYKCFSDEDKRKPPGQLIQDVDSAIPQTGDVDILVGEYSCVMDEGTWKQLPQGQNRDQIVSDYGRRQVSHFYQRAKAGQYFWTYKFHWGSGGEWGFREMSDKGALPDYSQIPSKSPDVYQNAFNDRLKSSLDEHVNYWKGQDANKDWQNWRYEDGFTIGWHDAQAFDEFNHSEIGRWVAWKKSRLSQHVQQKGSSDLLWVFSHGFDKGVEQFIATRNS
- the VPS1 gene encoding dynamin-like GTPase VPS1 (Dynamin-like GTPase required for vacuolar sorting; also involved in actin cytoskeleton organization, endocytosis, late Golgi-retention of some proteins, regulation of peroxisome biogenesis; GO_component: GO:0030479 - actin cortical patch [Evidence IDA] [PMID 20841380]; GO_component: GO:0005737 - cytoplasm [Evidence IEA]; GO_component: GO:0005856 - cytoskeleton [Evidence IEA,IEA]; GO_component: GO:0000329 - fungal-type vacuole membrane [Evidence IDA] [PMID 15550248]; GO_component: GO:0005874 - microtubule [Evidence IEA]; GO_component: GO:0005741 - mitochondrial outer membrane [Evidence IDA] [PMID 16407407]; GO_component: GO:0005777 - peroxisome [Evidence IDA] [PMID 16520372]; GO_function: GO:0005525 - GTP binding [Evidence IEA,IEA]; GO_function: GO:0003924 - GTPase activity [Evidence IEA]; GO_function: GO:0003924 - GTPase activity [Evidence IDA,ISS] [PMID 8299420]; GO_function: GO:0000166 - nucleotide binding [Evidence IEA]; GO_process: GO:0006184 - GTP catabolic process [Evidence IEA]; GO_process: GO:0030036 - actin cytoskeleton organization [Evidence IGI,IMP,IPI] [PMID 15265985]; GO_process: GO:0007049 - cell cycle [Evidence IEA]; GO_process: GO:0051301 - cell division [Evidence IEA]; GO_process: GO:0006897 - endocytosis [Evidence IGI,IMP] [PMID 20841380]; GO_process: GO:0060988 - lipid tube assembly [Evidence IDA] [PMID 20841380]; GO_process: GO:0007126 - meiotic nuclear division [Evidence IEA]; GO_process: GO:0016559 - peroxisome fission [Evidence IMP] [PMID 18445678]; GO_process: GO:0007031 - peroxisome organization [Evidence IDA,IGI,IMP] [PMID 12707309]; GO_process: GO:0045053 - protein retention in Golgi apparatus [Evidence IMP] [PMID 8649377]; GO_process: GO:0006623 - protein targeting to vacuole [Evidence IMP] [PMID 8299420]; GO_process: GO:0007034 - vacuolar transport [Evidence IMP] [PMID 8299420]), producing the protein MDQHLISTVNRLQDAFATLGPTTNPIDLPQITVVGSQSSGKSSVLENIVGRDFLPRGTGIVTRRPLVLQLTNVKAGYHKAPEGVTFKDGENADEWGEFLHNPGKKFYDFNEIRNEIVRETDAKTGKNAGISSQPINLRIYSPNVLTLTLVDLPGLTKVPVGDQPKDIERQIKEMVLKFITKPNAIILSVTAANTDLANSDGLKLAREVDPEGARTIGVLTKVDLMDQGTDVVDILAGRVIPLRYGYVPVINRGQKDIETHKSIKNALDFERKFFEEHPSYRAKAQYCGTPFLARKLNMILMHHIKTTLPDIKARIHSTLAKYQLELAQLGEDASLLGSPSNIILNIITELANEYRTILDGNSQDLSTNELSGGARISFVFHELYSNGVKAVDPFDQVKDVDIRTILYNSSGSSPSLFVATQGFEVIVKQQIKRFEDPSLRCVALVYDELVRIINGILQKPIYRRYPNLKEQLYNTIVVFLKNCVNPTNKLVSDLVSMEASYVNTAHPDFINGHSAMAQVNEKLHPTKMDPKTGKPIITQPSSSASPEPDGSGGFFGSFFASKNKKRLAAMEPPPTVLKASGTLSERETMETDVIKLLISSYFNIVKRTMIDMVPKAIILNLVKHSKEEMQRELLEKLYKSDQLNEMLKESDFTVQRRKECQKMIASLETAAEIVSSV